One stretch of Mobula birostris isolate sMobBir1 chromosome 5, sMobBir1.hap1, whole genome shotgun sequence DNA includes these proteins:
- the rangrf gene encoding ran guanine nucleotide release factor → MATNGTDARPLFGGSFSIVLPPHFTDVSDIRDVPDNQEVFVHNSTEQSIIIELLEYQSQVTDEEAARYHFDDVTAINDASGKEGTEVLSVEPVSRDQLAMQELSSAWFLSGRQRVAKFNEQAKNTVNVHLALFRLRQYTTDILITFNDPTTISPFSNSSSRQADLALPEDLSASPAAQHWTLEQFRATVNSLRLLNPAVFS, encoded by the exons ATGGCGACTAACGGGACCGATGCTCGACCGCTTTTTGGGGGTTCGTTCTCCATTGTTCTCCCCCCTCATTTCACAGATGTCAG TGATATCCGGGATGTCCCGGACAACCAGGAGGTGTTTGTGCACAACAGTACGGAGCAGAGCATTATCATCGAGTTACTGGAGTACCAGAGTCAGGTTACTGACGAAGAGGCAGCCAG GTACCACTTCGACGATGTCACCGCCATCAACGATGCGTCGGGCAAGGAAGGCACCGAGGTCCTGAGCGTCGAGCCTGTCAGCAGAGACCAGCTTGCAATGCAGGAGTTGAGCAGCGCCTGGTTTCTCTCTGGAAGACAGCGAGTGGCCAAGTTCAACGAGCAG GCCAAGAACACTGTGAATGTACACCTGGCACTCTTCAGACTCCGTCAGTACACCACCGACATCCTCATCACTTTTAACGACCCAACAACCATCAG tccctTTAGCAACAGCAGCAGCAGACAAGCAGACCTGGCACTACCGGAGGATTTGTCAGCCAGTCCTGCTGCCCAGCACTGGACCCTGGAGCAATTCCGAGCCACTGTCAACTCCCTCCGGCTGCTGAACCCAGCCGTCTTCTCCTGA